Part of the Candidatus Scalindua japonica genome is shown below.
TCACCACTTTGTAGCCATTTTAGAATAGTCTCAAAATCACTCTTTTCTAAACGGTCAAGGTCATTGCCACGTATACAATGAAATCCTGTGCGTTCATTTATTACTGAAGTAATATCGTTGCTGTTAGTAAATAAAACACGCTGACGGACGTTATCAGTAAGCCCCATAAATGTTGATATTTCTCTCCATGTCAGTGATGGCCGTCCTTTGCGGAATTTAGCTTGATACGCATTGAATGTATTTGAGGTCGTCTTATATACTCCATCAACGCCATTGTCTTGTTGATTATTACCTAAAGACAGGTTTTCTTTAATACCAGAAGGGATTGATTTAAACGGCCAGACCTCTTCTGCCTGTTCAATCTTTTGAGTAAAAAAATAGGCTTCAGCAAAAACCTCAAATGCATCACCTATATCAACGGTTGTGGGTAGTTTGGAGATACGATCTTCCAGCTCTGCAAAGCATGTTAAGTTGTCGAATAACCTTGTTTTAAGAAAGAAGCTGGTTTTGTAATGTTTAGGTAACATATAGTGATCTTATAATAATTATTAATCTTAAAATCAATGAAGAAACTAAGGATTGTTGTCAATTTCATCCCTTTGTGCCATGGCACACCTTTCATACAGAAACACACTTTTGCATAATTCACAAGCACAATAAAAAATGAATTTAGAATCAGCATAAGTGAGTACTCATTTAGTGTATTTAGAAATAATAGTATTTATACTCGTAGCGAAAAGAAATTCGAGAATTCTCGAGACAAACATGTTTGAATCTGTCATAATACTTTTATGACAGATTTTAAGCTCACACAGGACGAAATATCCAGTCTAAAAGTGACACATAGGACAACCAGGAAGAAACGAGAAGCCGACCGGATAAAGACGATAATACTACTTGGCACAGGATGGTCGGTCCGTGAAGTAGCAGAGGTTCTTATGCTTGACGATGATACTATAAGGAACTATCTAAGCCGTTATAAAGAGGGAAAGCTTGAGCTTCTATTGAAAGATAGCCACAAAGG
Proteins encoded:
- a CDS encoding helix-turn-helix domain-containing protein, translated to MTDFKLTQDEISSLKVTHRTTRKKREADRIKTIILLGTGWSVREVAEVLMLDDDTIRNYLSRYKEGKLELLLKDSHKGYGGKLSKSEIVQLDDHLNNNTYGRTQDIVFHVSKHFKVKYSISGMRDFLHRIGYAYKKPKLTPP